DNA from Biomphalaria glabrata chromosome 14, xgBioGlab47.1, whole genome shotgun sequence:
cattttgctccaatacaaggaactaacaaaaaaaaattaaatatggcttccagttatagaacacaacgattcttcgaattgatagaattagccaaagaaaagcaCATCCCAAAGTCAGACCAGTGgcagtgggcagagaaacaagaagaaaaagaataccaagagcaagaatctgaaaaacgcatgcaattagaagaaaaaaaattgcaagacgccgaaaaacaaaggcaagaatctgaaaaacaaaggcaagaatctgaaaaacgcatgcaattagaagaaaaaaaattgcaagacgccgagaaacaaaggcaacatgaaaaagaaaaaatggaattcgaaaaacaaaagaatgaaaataaagaaagcattccaattcaaggtcactcaagtatgtttgacaaatacagattaatgaacaaaatatcggctttcaacgaaaacattgacaatatggactcgtatctcataagatttgaagaaatagctacaacatccggtctacctgaagcacattggtcgagctcactcctcacccttttgactggcaaagctgtcaacatttgctcacaactgtccatcaatgaacgcaacacttactctgatatcaaggaagctctactgcgccaatacggagcaacttcagccaactatagaaagaaattctataatgaaaggccacagcaaaatgatgatcctcaaatttttgtagctaatatgtcaatgtggtttgatagatgggtatccatggccaaaatagaagaaagttaccaagctcttcgtcaacatattattatcgacaacattacccatgctcactcagaagatattcaatcctacattatagagagaaatcctactgatatccagacattaaccaagatcatcagacaatatagagcagcctatccaaacaagtcagtcaaaccatctgttgaagaaaattttgtctgctttgctcaagacaaaaatgcaagatataagtcagatgacaaaatcaaatgcaacaaatgtcataaactagggcatttcacgtctcaatgccgcagcagaaccacagaatgttcatattgccataaaaagggtcaccaaactcatgaatgttggaaaaaacaggcagtctccaaaaatcaaaatttcgatagacccacatcaccaactcaaagatacagcaatagagagcaatacaatctcaataAAGCACCTGGaaataataaaccagataacaaacctcgctacagaagtcattcacaagactccagaccacaatatatgccaaacagaagcccatataacagaagctattacaatgagcattcaactatgacagtcattgcaaaatccaatggtctcaaattttatccaggctttgtaggagacaagaaggtggaagttcttcgtgacaccggaagcacgtccacattagtacatgaacgcttcgtacacgcaaaccgtttcacagacaaccacgtccaagtcactgcattcaacggaactgtcagcaagttacctgaagccatcatttatgttactacaccattcttcagtggtcaaacaaaagcattagtaacacccaatctaccagtggacctaatcatgGGAAACATAGagggagttaaagaatgcactcctcgagaacttactgaatggacaaatgccatagagcaaggtcaaaaatgtttagcagtaatgacaagatccatgtccagacaacaagaacatttggcacatgaacaagttagccaaaataatcacatggctacctcaaTTACTCAAGctatgcagaatgcaacagaaccagttaatagtccagtagccagcaacaatcaagaacattcaacatggacacccccagttacatcatGTCCATCACTgcctactacatgtccatccctacctgacaatacaagcccatccctaccaaGTACTTTCCCATCCCTAACCACTGATGATGACTTCATACATCAAGACTTGAATAAGACTGCATCTGTTCCAAATACTATGATATGTATTGAACATTTTtgctacaatcaagacaagtctcaagaaccagaagcagaaattaaagaaacttatactcaatcaactttggctataccagacaaaagtgAAACTGTTCAATTTGACTCTATCACTTATACAAGTATTTCTCATTTGAAAGAATATGAGTCAACTAACGAAGCCATTACAACAAAGAATattgaaagtcaaagaatagTACATGCacacatgaaatcaagacaGTTTGATCAAGGAGATAAAGTCAaattactgttaccagattggagtaacaagctattctacaaatggcaaggtccatttaccatcaccagaaagatttccaacctgctttatgaaatcaatgtcaacaaggttaccagagtatttcatgttcatatgcttgaacattaccatgaaacagataatgaagacatcaaagcagaagttgaacattttacaagcttagcaactattcctgaggaagaagaagaaacatcatcaacacccattcctgagatagatgtttcattaccagcatcaaatcaaattgacattcccaaggtcatccctctggatgacatagcactacagaaagtgaaggacactaaagtgtttccagaccatgcagatttctttaccgGTATTTCTGAAACATTCccagtactgcaatttgaaaacTACCCAGAGAGCAACAAaattgacaacaccaagtttcatcctccgTCCACTCAaagggcaacttttcttcagaaaggaacaaatgaacttcttcaacattgctgtattgaccgattgaactcagacatgttcagtcattgctctattgaacattctaatgcaaagcattctgctaccattgttctacagcgtcaaagttcatcaaccagaaaattgagttttggtttcggacagttcttattttcaccaaactcaaacgcggttcaatcagacattatctgtgagatcaatatgacatggagacaacagcttcataaactgaaagaccttttcttcaagtttagaaaacgcgTACACACATCCATGACGGCAACTCAGAAGGGTTCTGAACTTCacacttacattttatatatgtactataccatatttagtgtcacttgatccattatcattcatactcgtcaaggaagaacattatccagttatatttaattaattaattaatttgtctactcatttttcacaggagttctatatcagatgttacatttattttagcaccaagcaacccactgaggaaagtcactcattcaagatactttgtttattatgtttcagcatctttgcatatgacatgcatcagacatcttaatttttaaatcttgtgcattttatttcaggtattttatttcaggtcgaatattattgcatatatcctattataatagtacagatacatgacataTAATTGGAATtcttcattgcttcacacatattgagatttatttcacattgagtattattttctcAGAAGGTTGTCATGTATACAtcattttttctatgtcaatttttcatatgcaatatatttttccatgtacacattttcacaaatgaattataatgtcatattttaatttcatcataaggcaccatgaagagaagtaacctattcaattcaagatttaatttatccaagtattatgctttgtacaacttttaatattgttcatgacaagcattgtctcattttcataaccacttgaatagtgagacaggtattcaaagtcatcaataattttattcactgcatttacatttttttttattaatgttgttatctccaagttgactttattttgtcatatgttacctcaaccatttttctatagtttcatgtatggtattttgtgtatatttaaataattttaatacatatgagcatttctattaccatacaaatgctaaatggaggggggggtaatatgtcacaggtcaattatagaattgtttgtacatttcactttttgaaagtaatataagccctcgacatgagtctcgggatttaatcctcaaatttagacacttgacattcaagtcaggatttacccaagggacgtaattagtatgtttgaaatctattggttgatttgaaattaaacaaagacattttttgaaaagagttagcgccagagaattggcggtagtaagtgAGGAGTCGATAAAATAACTTGTTAGTAGAAAGTCACGTTTCTGAGAGCTCTGttttaaaagcctttgtaatgtatttgagcctgtttgatttgtaatttgtacataagctgtacttacgttatatttaaataaagttccagagttttgttttatcaaagaatcgttaattgtgatcctagatcgtcatttattcaactattgaattcaagtaaaatccccggcataacaacacattgCAGACATCTtgaatgttgttacatctggcacCTGTGTTGTTACAAGTTGTTATCAGTTGATTACTTGATTTTCAACTCATTTCTGGATGAAAATGCATACTCCAATTAGATTATGTAACCCATATTAttatttgcattttgtttttactgttCTAACTATTCAATCAGCtgcaattaaataaaaaaattctcacCATGACCATTTCAAGCAGTTAGGTTATATTATCGTAGTATGGTTAGTGATTCAGAATTTGTACTATTTATGATAACAGCTTCATCTCTACCTATTACAAAGTCATGATTTCATTGTTGTAGTGGATCAGCAATATCAGAGTATTTTTGTTTGCCGATTCAATGTAATTAATGCCTTAACATTCTAtaaaatgactagatctacatcaggcaaagtagaaaatatttcattgtGAATGCTATTGAGAAATcaaaaatagataaattaaaagaacaacACAAAATGAATAACAGGATAACTTaagattaaaatatatttgtatgtctCTCTACTAAGTCAAGTTTTAAAATTATCGTAGAATTTTCTGAAGCAAATAATGTTTTCAACTAGAAGTATTTCTAAGTAGTCTACAGTCAGAAAATAAAACATGCATTTACATACTTAGCAAGTCAATCTATTTACAGGTAACAGCAACAAAATTCAAAGTAGTTCCTAGTAGGGCTAGTCTCAGTAGTTGGctatttgttatttaaaaaaaaaataatattttttttttactttcttttaaacacaaatataaaaattaatataataatgttCCATCCAATAGCAGTGATTCATTTTATTAAAGATTAATAAAAATTGTCTATTGAACATAATAGTGTATAGTGTGCATAGTTTCCATTATGTTATGTTtattagtaaaataaattttgaaaacCCTAGCAGCCTTGTATTCCCACACAGCTGCCATTGGTTTGTATGCCCTGTGAGTTATATGTGCAAAAATACTGTAGATCAACCTGAAAGCAAGAATTGAAATCTGAAAATATCAAATTTTTGTAAATTGGCTTCTTTAGATATAGCTCCAACAGTTGCTTATAAAGTTCAATGTCATGAAGTTTTTGTATTTGGATAGAtctagaacctctttcaataaTATGTCTTGTTGTCATTCCCCATTGTGCCTATGAGAGTTGTGTATAACATTTCACACATCAAAATGATAAACTACCTAACTTGTGTTTTCCACAATCATTAAAACATTTCAGCAGCTTATGAACTTACAAATGAGGATGTGGTGATATGAATCTTTCTTAGTTATTGTTACAGACTCACTGTGACATGAAGTAATTTTATAGTCACTTGATCATCTGGTGCCTTTCATATGAAAATCTATTGGTCTGAAATTGACCCctaaatgaaaatctcagtAGTTGTTTGGTCCTTGTAAAGTAAGGATACAAATGTAGTTTTCAGCTGCAATCTGAATTTGTAAGGAACAGAAAGTTTATTCTGTATGTGGAATTGTAACTATATTTTATGATGTTAATATGTGTGCCTTTGGGGCAGGATTTAGCCAAATTATATTTACTCAATCAACTTATTGTCTGCTATCAAGTGTCTTCATTCAATGAATTTAGTGCAGTGTTCGTTGTGTGCATAATCTCAGAGACATTTGTGTTAGCAGAAgtagataaaaaataaaactaagagAGATGTGGACATGTCTATTAATACAATACAACACAAGCAGTGATACAGTTCTTATAATAATTTTGATAGCATCTTCCATACAACACAACATGAAactatttctttgttaacaATTTACCTAGCATAATTAACCATGTTGTGGTACAGCAACCACACACAGTCTTAATTAAATGAACTTCACACTTTCAAGAACAtggaaaaattgtttttctattaCTAATCGAATAAAAATATTACTTTGAGAAACACAAAATTCTAAAATTTCACACTTTGCctgatattgtttttgtttttctatagaGTATCTGAGGCTTTCATATAGAATGCTGGGTTTCATACTTTGCTGGTAGCATaaacatgttaaacaaaaacagtaaAATTTATACACTTTAAAGTAAAATGAACACAACAGAAATTACTCTATTAGAGGcagaaataaaactaataatagaaagtttaatattaattttttgatATGTTAAAATTTTATACTTCATCATTAACTAATTATGTCTACTattcattagaaaaaaaaataaatatagtaaCTTTGTTGAATTcttcaacaaatgtttttaataaGGCTATTTTTCTTTCAGAATTACCATACTTGGAAACATATGATATAGACCTGTGCAGAGCATAGGGTGTAGAAACTAAGATATTCAGGCCTTTattatcaagttttaaaaatggaaagataccttacaaaaacaaaaaaactcaagACCTTAAAAGATGTGTCAATGAAAACCTTTAGTTTATATCTATTAGAGGCAAGCCAAACTATTTAGCCTACATAATGAATATACtttcccattttattttttaaggggTCAAATCAAAAACTTTTTTAGTTCATGTAGCCccaaaatgtatttgttataaAATGAGAAGAACTTTTCAGTATCTTATTATGGCTATATGCATGCTTTACAAGCAACAGAAAGTGCTTTTAAAAGTATGGATATAAGACTCTCTAACCATTACTTAAATTACTTCCTCTAATCACTAAACTTTTGATGGCTgagaaaattgttttttttttaggtaccttaattcaatttttttggtcaaaattatttaattaaaatttaaatctttcTTTTCACCTGGTTCACCCATAAGGAATATTATTCAATTAACAGTTTAAGAGATGTATCTTATCTAGCTAGTTGTAGATAAACTTAAAGATCTCAGAACATCTAAAATTAGCAATGCCAGATTGAGTCTGGAATTCCTATAATCATTTGGTCTCCAAGATACTCCTCTAAAAAGTTTAcagtttacattcttttttttcatcatcacagcactttttttaatgcactGTTCAATGGTAGGCAATAAATATTATAACTTAGATatcattcaaactttataatcgatttataattaaaagctttattataaaattatagttACATCTAGTTGAAATGTAATTTAATAACcaaaaaatgttccattattCTAAATGTAGAGTACAGGGAGCTGGACCTTTAACTGTACCTTTAACTGtaaaagagtgtgtgtgtgtggttaaTAGGCTCAATGTTGGTAAATGTAACACCACACTTTTCTTGGGTATGATTCAGATAGTGGCTAGTTATACACAGGGTAagaatttttgacaaaaataacTATGTCAAAAGGTTTCAATAACTCATCACAACactaaataaagaaattatacatcataacatttctttacataATAGTATCAATCAAAACTTGTAGATATATCTCAAAatcatttagaaatattttgtgtCCACATTCAACCAAATGAAAAGATAGTCAAACTAAACTACTCTAAAATGTAAACAAGGCTCATGAAATCTGTCCTACTGTAAGAACATTTAGAGCTGGCTCTACTTCAGTACTATTagtgcatattatatatatatagggttaTACAATAAATCTGGTCCAATACTCACAATTTTTCTTATAACAGTAATGTACAAAATACTCAAcagtaaagagagagaaaaaacaagCCACACCTGACCAGGACCAGATCACAATGGCTTCACAAACAAGCACACATAGCCAccacttaaaaagaaaaacctgTTTACAAACATTCCCATGTCATTCCAACtcacaaaaagaacaaaatgtaggcctacattaacaTCAGCTCCTAATAACCATATTTTCTAATTcagattatattattaaaattaagtttCTGATTACAGAAATAACATTTGCAAtagtaaaatattatttgttagGATTTTAACATATTGATGAGCACTGGAATGTTGGTATTCTTGATACTTtggaaatttttaaaactatatgttAAATATGCTAGAAAACTTTGTCCTTCTGTAGCCAAATCCTTTAAATATTGTCCAAGAAGACTAAATTGTTTATGAGAGACATGTTCAAGAATTATATGACAAATTATAGACCTTGCTTCAACTGCTATTCATCAGTGTCTTAATCAATAGGTTATGTGCatattaatattttgaaaaatgtaaaaactatCAAATTATGTGCAATATGTCTACATGTACACTGTCAAAATCAACCCTGGGATTACCTTACAATTTGTCCCATGAATTGATTGTCATCTGATTGGCATCCATTACTGTATGTGTCTTATGTGATTTACTTTTAAATCATGAATGAAACATGCTGGTGCAGAATGATTGTCAATTCTTAACTTAATGGCTGTGTTTCTAAAACGTACAATGGAATAGGtttcttaattttaaataaaatctatttttattttcctcTCCAGATGGCAGACATTGCTAGAGGTAAATGAATGtttgatacaattttattttacacaatATAATCAGCTTAGTCTGTGACTTGGGAAATGAAGTAAGAACTATGTCTATTAAGTAGTGTTACTCCCCCTGAAAGAACATTTAAAGACTTGTACCTCTGTGATGCTGGAGTTGTGTGGTTGGGACCAAGTTGTAATTCTGGATGTAAATCTAGTCACGCAATATCCAAGCCACGTGGAGGACTCTTCATTAATATTCAGCAAACTCAATTACATTTCTGTAAAATGAACATACAGAATAATAAGAACACAGAAATAATTTCAGTATAAAGACACAATATACATTACTTTTGACTACTAAATCCAGAGAGatggttttgaaataaaacaaaaaatttaactctatataatatatagactcTAAAAATACATTGCTCCAAAAACCAGGAAAGAACAACAATAcacaacacaattttttttgacTTTTAGCTGGGTGGCTAAGTTACAAAACAATTCGAACTGAGGTCTGAATCCTAGAGatgattttttttgggggggatcTACTGGTGCCTCTGTGTCAagacagctctaatgggtacctggcattagttgggagAAAGTAAAGGTGTTTGGTCATTGGCACATGAAAACCCTTTTTAACTGTTCTATACACTAAaacaacatggcctaaattgtgcagatgtgcctaaaatcaaaatcaaatcaaatctataCACtaaaaggtctaaaaggggagcTTAATGAGCAATTTCTTTTCAAAGCTTCTAGTGATTTGAGGACTAAATGTGTAGCAAAAtaactttttgttatttttactgAACTTGACCTGTTTTATTACTAAACAATttcaataaatagttttttttctattacttttCATACCTCATTCATCCTTATACTGTAtctgaaaaataattttgaatgcTAAGTTTCTTTCCATTCTTGTACACAGCTGAAGCAAGTAAAGatggtcatatagcagctagaATCATTTTTCCTAATGGAACCCAAGTAATTAGACAATTGCCTCTTTTAGACAGAGATGGGGATGATATGACATTTGGGGaggtaataaaataaatacagtaTGTTGTGTCTAATAAAGTTTGTACTGtcttaaaattaatttgattGTCATTGAGTCTGAGGGGATATAGCTCTCATTGTCTAGCAATCTATCAGATAAGTTTTTACAAGAGGCTCTTGTGCCTAACATTTAACTGTGTTTTACCTAACAATAAGTTAATGGATAGATTAAGATGGCCTATTGAAGTTATGGTTAAATTTATGGCCTATTGAAGATATGGTTAAGTCAATCTCCCAtgaagatttattttcttttcatataAATATCTTATATTAAAATATCCAGGAATTCTGcatggcttttaaaaaaaaatactacaatTTCAGGCTATCAATCAaattagaaaatacttttttaaaaaagaaaattctttttcttttctgaataaGTGATGTGTAGGCATGAAATGCCTATTTGCTAAATGTTATTAATTTAGGGCCTATAGAAAGTTTAAGTTTATGAGCATTCTATAATTCCTACAAAATAGGGAAACATCTAAATGATCATTTTCTAGCAtcttttgttctttattttttaaagtcactTCTGCACAATTGTTTGGTGTGAAAAAAGACTTGTaccaataaatatatacaaattgttaataaaaaattcaaaataaaaataaattttaacagAGTTTGTTTGATTGGACTTAAGTATATAGGTAGAATAATAAAGCATCATGGGAGATAATTTAggcaaaaaaaagtaaatattatcTCATCACATTTATTAGAACACCATCTCAATATGTTATATAGTCTTAAAATATGGTAATCAGTCTGTAAATGACAAATGcatagtttttaaaacaaaacttaaaatttatttgaaattatataattatttagtaCTGTGACCCCTCGTGTATCGCAAAAGATGTACTATAGAACCAGTCACAGTTACCAAAAACCATTATAATCATGATTATACATCTAAGTATTTATACCCCATTACATTACATATAAGGCTTTATAGTTTTATACTACAAGATCCTAGTTACTGTACTGTACATACTTGCAGTGCAGTGGTATGATTGATAAAAAAAACCATCTAATAACAACATTGATGTGCATAAGTTGCTGTAACAgatttcagttttattttttgaaacatttgtttattgttaGAATTAATATtatagtaattttttatttttacacattttgtgATTTTGTcattcaaacatttaaaataaatgtatacattttacaCCGATTCAATTTCTATGTTAATTGAAGATCAGCATATGTttcctattaatttaattaaagaatGCAATAGAGTGTAGCCATGATAGCGGAAATATGACATCGGTAGATAATATTGTATTGAATCAAACTTGCAAATAACCCAAAAAGTATAGAAACTATACCCTCAAATGTAAGTCATGAACTAAGCTAATTTTGGGGTAAAGGGCAAAGAGAGCATTGATGACTTAAGGTGTAAACGC
Protein-coding regions in this window:
- the LOC106068494 gene encoding uncharacterized protein LOC106068494 isoform X3; translated protein: MHCSMMADIARAEASKDGHIAARIIFPNGTQVIRQLPLLDRDGDDMTFGEKLNSKVLNTVKEIDLGLSDLVRKEKKWQTFLELKQVKMVI
- the LOC106068494 gene encoding uncharacterized protein LOC106068494 isoform X4; protein product: MHCSMMADIARAEASKDGHIAARIIFPNGTQVIRQLPLLDRDGDDMTFGEKLNSKVLNTVKEIDLGLSDLVRKEKKPKSIKVVIT